One genomic window of Vulgatibacter sp. includes the following:
- a CDS encoding NAD-dependent epimerase/dehydratase family protein, giving the protein MKALVTGGGGFLGSNLVRALLARGDEVRVLARGDYPALRALGAETLRGDVSDGEAVRAACAGMEVVFHTAALAGGWGDPRRYEAVNVGGTENVLAGCSAAGVPVLVHTSTPSVVHVGGDIEGGDESLPYADEFLADYPRTKAEAERRVRAASDERLRTVSIRPHFIWGPGDRHLLPRLVERSRAGRLRRVGGGDPLVDTIYVDNCVHAHLLAADRLRAGAAIGGRAYFVSDGEPVGVWTMANRMLEAAGEKPIAGSVPRFVAHGAGVMLEAWHRLTGNEREPLMTRFGASQLGHAQWFDIGAARRDLGYEPIVSREEGLRRLAARFATPSV; this is encoded by the coding sequence GTGAAGGCCCTCGTCACCGGCGGCGGCGGCTTTCTCGGCTCCAACCTGGTGCGGGCGCTCCTCGCCCGCGGCGACGAGGTGCGGGTCCTCGCGAGGGGCGACTATCCGGCGCTGCGCGCCCTCGGTGCCGAGACGCTCCGTGGCGACGTGAGCGACGGGGAGGCGGTCCGCGCCGCGTGCGCCGGCATGGAGGTTGTCTTTCACACCGCCGCCCTCGCCGGCGGCTGGGGCGATCCGCGGCGTTACGAGGCGGTGAACGTCGGCGGCACCGAGAACGTGCTCGCCGGCTGCAGCGCTGCAGGTGTGCCCGTGCTCGTCCACACCAGCACGCCCAGCGTGGTGCACGTGGGCGGCGACATCGAGGGGGGCGACGAGTCGCTTCCCTACGCCGACGAGTTTCTCGCCGACTACCCGCGCACCAAGGCGGAGGCGGAGCGGCGGGTCCGCGCGGCGAGCGACGAGCGCCTGCGCACCGTCTCGATCCGCCCGCACTTCATCTGGGGTCCGGGGGATCGCCACCTGCTGCCGCGGCTCGTCGAGCGTTCCCGCGCCGGCAGGCTGCGGCGGGTGGGCGGCGGCGATCCGCTGGTCGACACCATCTACGTGGACAATTGCGTCCACGCCCACCTGCTCGCCGCCGACCGCCTGCGCGCTGGTGCGGCGATCGGCGGCAGGGCCTATTTCGTCAGCGACGGCGAGCCGGTGGGCGTCTGGACCATGGCCAACCGCATGCTCGAAGCTGCTGGCGAGAAGCCGATCGCGGGGTCGGTCCCCCGCTTCGTCGCCCACGGCGCCGGCGTGATGCTCGAGGCGTGGCACCGCCTGACCGGCAACGAGCGCGAGCCGCTGATGACCCGCTTCGGCGCCTCGCAGCTCGGCCACGCGCAGTGGTTCGACATCGGCGCCGCCCGGCGCGACCTGGGCTACGAGCCGATCGTCTCCCGGGAGGAAGGGCTCCGCCGCCTGGCGGCGCGCTTCGCCACGCCGTCGGTGTGA
- a CDS encoding sensor histidine kinase — translation MTESKSGALAGFGRQILDGLDVMVVVVGLEGGVLEVNRAVERATGLARGALLGRRVWEVVEELSRNPPQARSGADFAAMTYPWYREHEIRGADGSLRTIRWCTDAVRDEAGAVLFYVATGEDVTEARAARAALEEQLRLQQTLIDTIPAPIFYKGTDGRYLGCNEAFLQMLGKRREEIVGRTTAATSPSALASEYDARDRALFENPGVQRYEWQVRWADGSVRDVLFSKATWTTGEGAVQGLVGVILDITERKRSEQALEARVRERTAELAAAKEAAESADRAKSEFLNIASHELRTPLTALRVALQRGRREIEDGRPVSGELLARMERYLGRLVRLASDLLEASRLERGQLLIHPAPVQLERLLTSVVEDYAALAPGRAIDLALGDSPAVVLGDADRLAQTFANLLDNALKYAPPEAPIEIAAERAAGGVQICVSDRGPGIPPEGEPQLFTRFFRLPASTHLPGLGLGLNIAREIVELHGGTLRYEARPGGGSRFLVWLPTGDQAMAL, via the coding sequence GTGACCGAGTCGAAAAGCGGAGCGCTGGCAGGCTTCGGCAGGCAGATCCTCGACGGCCTGGACGTGATGGTGGTGGTCGTGGGCCTCGAGGGCGGCGTTCTCGAGGTGAACCGCGCGGTCGAGCGGGCGACCGGGTTGGCCCGAGGAGCCCTCCTCGGCCGCAGGGTCTGGGAGGTGGTGGAGGAGCTCTCCCGCAACCCGCCACAGGCACGGAGCGGCGCCGACTTCGCGGCGATGACCTACCCGTGGTACCGCGAGCACGAGATCCGTGGAGCGGACGGCTCGCTTCGCACCATCCGCTGGTGCACCGACGCCGTGCGCGACGAGGCCGGCGCCGTTCTCTTCTACGTCGCCACCGGCGAGGACGTCACCGAGGCCCGGGCGGCACGCGCCGCCCTCGAGGAGCAGCTGCGCCTGCAGCAGACCCTGATCGACACCATCCCCGCGCCGATCTTCTACAAGGGGACCGACGGCAGGTACCTGGGCTGCAACGAGGCCTTCCTCCAGATGCTGGGCAAGCGCCGGGAGGAGATCGTCGGCAGGACCACCGCCGCCACCTCCCCGTCGGCCCTCGCTTCGGAGTACGACGCGCGGGATCGGGCGCTCTTCGAGAACCCGGGGGTGCAGCGCTACGAGTGGCAGGTGCGCTGGGCGGACGGAAGCGTCCGGGACGTGCTCTTCTCCAAGGCCACCTGGACCACGGGCGAGGGTGCCGTCCAGGGGCTCGTCGGCGTGATCCTCGACATCACCGAGCGCAAGCGCTCCGAGCAGGCCCTCGAGGCCCGGGTCCGGGAACGGACCGCGGAGCTCGCAGCAGCCAAGGAAGCGGCGGAGTCGGCGGATCGCGCCAAGAGCGAGTTCTTGAACATCGCCTCCCACGAGCTGCGCACGCCGCTCACGGCCCTGCGGGTGGCGCTGCAGCGCGGGCGCCGCGAGATCGAGGACGGACGCCCGGTGAGCGGCGAGCTCCTCGCCAGGATGGAGCGCTACCTCGGCCGCCTCGTCCGCCTGGCGAGCGACCTGCTCGAGGCGTCCCGGCTCGAGCGGGGGCAGCTGCTCATCCACCCAGCGCCGGTGCAGCTCGAGCGGCTCCTCACCTCGGTGGTCGAGGACTACGCGGCCCTCGCGCCGGGACGGGCGATCGATCTGGCCCTCGGCGACTCGCCGGCGGTGGTGCTGGGCGACGCCGACCGGCTCGCCCAGACCTTCGCCAACCTCCTCGACAACGCCCTCAAATACGCACCTCCCGAGGCGCCGATCGAGATCGCTGCCGAGCGCGCGGCGGGTGGGGTCCAGATCTGCGTCAGCGATCGCGGCCCCGGCATCCCGCCGGAGGGCGAGCCGCAGCTCTTCACCCGCTTCTTCCGGCTCCCCGCCTCGACCCACCTGCCGGGGCTGGGGCTCGGGCTCAACATCGCCCGGGAGATCGTCGAGCTGCACGGCGGCACCCTGCGCTACGAGGCGCGGCCCGGCGGCGGGAGCCGCTTCCTCGTCTGGCTCCCGACCGGCGATCAGGCGATGGCCCTGTAG
- a CDS encoding putative quinol monooxygenase yields MSERVHVVARLFAKPGKEDELRRLLHALVAPTRVEAGCLRYELHEQRERSGAFVFVETWVSDAHLDAHLSSVHISETAAGLGSLVDRPPEILRYRAIA; encoded by the coding sequence ATGTCCGAACGGGTCCACGTGGTGGCGCGTCTCTTTGCGAAGCCGGGGAAGGAAGACGAGCTGCGCCGGCTGCTCCACGCCCTGGTGGCGCCGACGCGCGTCGAGGCCGGCTGCCTGCGCTACGAGCTCCACGAGCAGCGGGAGCGGTCCGGCGCCTTCGTCTTCGTCGAGACGTGGGTGAGCGACGCCCATCTCGACGCGCACCTCTCCTCGGTCCACATCTCCGAGACCGCCGCCGGCCTCGGCTCGCTGGTGGACCGCCCCCCCGAGATTCTGCGCTACAGGGCCATCGCCTGA
- a CDS encoding OmcA/MtrC family decaheme c-type cytochrome — protein sequence MQLTVRGVTIGQDRKPVVDYIVTDRFNVGIDKDAETLSVRFNIVKATQNPDGSAGEYEPIVMRIETAGDVTAPQPTTDGGGVTTQTSPGVYTYTFKTALPEGYDTSATYVVSGQADRRMIDGRRETDNWTFSFVPAGGAPLAKRHVVDAMSCNTCHVKLELHGGARNDPDYCVTCHITGYKDAQSGNDIGFTSLVHKIHRGMNLPSVQAGGTYEIIGYGGSVHDYSHVGYPQDMRNCQTCHAADTAVPDTRASAKACLSCHDRTWIESGAVPDGYTLHSGGALGATATCTGCHNENAMAQAHLLPSLDPSRPALRLAIDGVQDFTPGGTPTIRFTATDGTGAPFDVAAPPAGATLNRLAVTVAGPTVGYERYITWNVIGSGAGTLTANGNGSYTYVAPAALPADIDGTWAVAMEGRLALSAGGQVGAPNPVSYVAVTDAQAVPPREVVTADTCNSCHSNIEMHGGNRNNPEYCVMCHNANGSDAARRPVDAGDPETIDMRVMIHAIHGAANRENPYVVYGYGNSMHDFSHFGFPTSTANCTVCHLNDDTTNLGGAAKRLPTTIVDKVGTVVKVTPAGASVCTSCHDSETTRVHIELNTIGTGAEARESCATCHGQNSEFAPEKVHRNVGH from the coding sequence ATGCAGCTGACCGTGCGCGGCGTCACCATCGGACAGGACCGCAAGCCGGTGGTCGACTACATCGTCACCGACCGCTTCAACGTCGGCATCGACAAGGACGCGGAGACCCTCTCCGTCCGCTTCAACATCGTGAAGGCGACGCAGAACCCCGACGGCTCCGCAGGTGAGTACGAGCCGATCGTGATGCGCATCGAGACCGCCGGCGACGTCACGGCGCCCCAGCCGACCACCGATGGCGGCGGCGTGACGACGCAGACGAGCCCCGGCGTCTACACCTATACCTTCAAGACGGCGCTGCCCGAGGGCTACGACACGAGCGCCACCTACGTCGTCTCCGGCCAGGCCGATCGCAGGATGATCGACGGCAGGCGCGAGACGGACAACTGGACCTTCTCCTTCGTCCCCGCAGGTGGCGCGCCGCTGGCGAAGCGCCACGTCGTCGACGCCATGTCCTGCAACACCTGCCACGTGAAGCTCGAACTCCACGGCGGCGCCCGCAACGATCCCGACTACTGCGTCACCTGCCACATCACGGGCTACAAGGATGCGCAGTCGGGCAACGACATCGGCTTCACCTCGCTGGTCCACAAGATCCACCGGGGCATGAACCTGCCCTCGGTGCAGGCAGGCGGGACCTACGAGATCATCGGGTACGGCGGCTCGGTCCACGACTACAGCCACGTCGGCTACCCGCAGGACATGCGCAACTGCCAGACCTGCCACGCCGCCGACACGGCGGTCCCGGACACGCGCGCCTCGGCGAAGGCCTGCCTCTCCTGCCACGACCGCACCTGGATCGAGTCCGGCGCGGTCCCCGACGGCTACACCCTCCACAGCGGTGGCGCCCTCGGCGCTACCGCCACCTGCACCGGCTGCCACAACGAGAACGCGATGGCGCAGGCCCATCTGCTGCCGAGCCTCGACCCCTCGCGGCCCGCGCTGCGGCTGGCCATCGACGGCGTGCAGGACTTCACGCCGGGCGGCACGCCCACCATCCGCTTCACCGCGACGGACGGCACGGGCGCTCCCTTCGACGTCGCCGCACCGCCTGCGGGCGCGACGCTCAACCGCCTCGCCGTGACGGTGGCAGGCCCGACGGTCGGCTACGAGCGCTACATCACCTGGAACGTCATCGGCTCCGGCGCCGGCACGCTCACCGCCAACGGCAACGGCAGCTACACCTACGTCGCTCCCGCAGCCCTGCCCGCCGACATCGACGGCACCTGGGCGGTGGCGATGGAGGGCCGCCTCGCCCTCAGCGCCGGCGGCCAGGTCGGCGCGCCGAACCCCGTCTCCTACGTGGCGGTCACCGACGCGCAGGCCGTGCCGCCTCGCGAGGTGGTCACCGCCGACACCTGCAACAGCTGCCACAGCAACATCGAGATGCATGGCGGCAACCGGAACAACCCCGAGTATTGCGTGATGTGCCACAACGCCAACGGCAGCGACGCGGCGCGGCGGCCCGTGGACGCAGGGGATCCGGAGACCATCGACATGCGCGTGATGATCCACGCCATCCACGGTGCGGCCAACCGCGAGAACCCCTACGTGGTCTACGGCTACGGCAACTCGATGCACGACTTCTCGCACTTCGGGTTCCCCACCAGCACGGCCAACTGCACGGTCTGCCACCTGAACGACGACACCACCAACCTCGGTGGTGCGGCGAAGCGCCTCCCCACCACGATCGTCGACAAGGTCGGAACGGTGGTGAAGGTCACGCCCGCAGGCGCCAGCGTCTGCACCTCGTGCCACGACTCCGAGACCACGCGGGTCCACATCGAACTCAACACCATCGGCACCGGTGCCGAGGCCCGCGAGAGCTGCGCCACCTGCCACGGCCAGAACTCCGAGTTCGCGCCGGAGAAGGTGCACCGCAACGTCGGTCACTGA
- a CDS encoding FMN-binding protein translates to MRSLLKFVLPSLLAFTLLTPSVGAAEELVSFKEGAKRMLSGAKKASKLDVTPTDEEKAKIKGMGVNPDATYSFLIGKDEAGAPVAAGIVVDQAGKEGPMRVGVALDPANGKVKEAFVMRFEEERGKPVKEASFLGQFKGKGPSDAITGGKDIDIVSGATHSSKAVAEAVKRAVASYKVLVLDRGTK, encoded by the coding sequence ATGCGCTCGCTGCTTAAGTTCGTCCTCCCCTCGCTGCTCGCCTTCACCCTGCTCACGCCCTCCGTCGGCGCCGCCGAGGAGCTGGTGAGTTTCAAGGAAGGCGCCAAGCGCATGCTCTCCGGGGCCAAGAAGGCCTCGAAGCTCGACGTCACGCCCACCGACGAGGAGAAGGCGAAGATCAAGGGCATGGGCGTGAATCCCGATGCCACCTACTCCTTCCTCATCGGCAAGGACGAGGCGGGCGCGCCGGTTGCGGCGGGCATCGTGGTCGACCAGGCCGGCAAGGAGGGGCCGATGCGCGTCGGCGTCGCCCTCGACCCTGCCAACGGCAAGGTGAAGGAAGCGTTCGTGATGCGCTTCGAGGAGGAGCGCGGCAAGCCGGTGAAGGAGGCCTCCTTCCTCGGCCAGTTCAAGGGCAAGGGGCCGTCCGACGCCATCACCGGCGGCAAGGACATCGACATCGTCTCCGGCGCGACGCACTCCTCGAAGGCGGTGGCCGAGGCGGTGAAGCGGGCGGTGGCGAGCTACAAGGTGCTCGTGCTCGACCGCGGCACGAAGTGA
- a CDS encoding choice-of-anchor D domain-containing protein — protein MRTLPAAALVLALAACGSPADPVAAAPVLLVDLVPTEHGFVVDFGAVPLGTTATREITLRADGTGELHLEPPTAPAPFAALLDDRVVAPGESTTLHLRFTPLTPGQHEAVIDLRSDAEEVHLLLRGSSVSGEPACLDVDTTDLTFDPVQPGCSAPWRPLTITNRCDVPASVSLAALPTGGPFALVQHPLLPHWLAPGASFTAQVGFSPDTVEEHRGILLTSTGQGAAREVPLHATASPLAAVPMHDRFAEPENRLDVLFVVDDAASMGAYTQHLAGMASEWSVIAPMWSELRFAVTTTSLEAQGGCGGEAGRLLPLDGTRPSVLTLEMPQLEEHLAANLQPPACRSGSIGNRGLETAVRAAEEFARPGIPLLLLLIATEDDMGPEPVNDYVFRLQNLRRGEETRVAALVAPADGSCLPAADGTRYRAFTEAFHGVDRTICHDWDWSIAGGGIFTFRGRYLLRAEPLDLDGDSRIADADLEIRVDAERRPSVNERGTRIWQYLPDLRAIEFFPLSVPGPGSVVEVDYTALEEIACPSR, from the coding sequence ATGCGCACCCTGCCCGCAGCAGCGCTCGTTCTCGCCCTCGCCGCGTGTGGAAGCCCTGCCGATCCCGTCGCTGCGGCGCCGGTGCTGCTGGTCGACCTCGTGCCGACGGAGCACGGCTTCGTCGTCGACTTCGGCGCCGTGCCCCTCGGCACCACCGCGACGCGGGAGATCACCCTCCGTGCAGACGGAACCGGCGAACTCCACCTCGAGCCACCCACCGCTCCGGCGCCCTTCGCGGCCCTCCTCGACGATCGCGTGGTGGCGCCAGGCGAGAGCACCACGCTGCACCTGCGCTTCACGCCGCTCACGCCCGGCCAGCATGAAGCGGTGATCGATCTGCGATCGGACGCAGAAGAGGTCCACCTGCTGCTACGCGGGAGCAGCGTGAGCGGCGAGCCGGCCTGCCTCGACGTCGACACGACCGACCTCACCTTCGATCCCGTGCAGCCCGGCTGCAGCGCGCCCTGGCGCCCCCTCACGATCACCAACCGCTGCGACGTACCGGCTTCGGTCTCCCTCGCCGCCCTGCCCACAGGCGGCCCCTTCGCCCTGGTGCAGCATCCGCTTCTGCCCCACTGGCTCGCGCCGGGCGCGAGCTTCACCGCGCAAGTCGGCTTCTCGCCGGACACCGTCGAAGAACACCGGGGCATCCTGCTCACTAGCACGGGGCAGGGCGCCGCACGGGAGGTACCGCTCCACGCCACCGCATCGCCGCTGGCCGCGGTGCCGATGCACGACCGCTTCGCCGAGCCGGAGAACCGCCTCGACGTGCTCTTCGTCGTCGACGATGCCGCCTCGATGGGCGCCTACACCCAGCATCTCGCCGGCATGGCAAGCGAGTGGAGCGTCATCGCCCCGATGTGGTCGGAGCTGCGCTTCGCCGTGACCACCACCTCCCTCGAGGCCCAGGGCGGCTGCGGCGGCGAGGCGGGGCGCCTGCTGCCCCTCGACGGCACGCGTCCCTCCGTGCTCACGCTGGAAATGCCGCAGCTGGAGGAGCACCTCGCCGCCAACCTGCAGCCTCCCGCCTGCAGGAGCGGCAGCATCGGCAACCGGGGCCTCGAGACGGCGGTCCGCGCGGCGGAGGAGTTCGCCAGGCCGGGTATTCCGCTCCTGCTCCTCTTGATCGCCACCGAGGACGACATGGGGCCGGAGCCGGTGAACGACTACGTCTTCCGGCTGCAGAACCTCCGCCGCGGCGAGGAGACGCGGGTCGCCGCGCTGGTCGCGCCGGCGGACGGCTCCTGCCTCCCTGCCGCGGACGGCACCCGCTACCGTGCGTTCACCGAGGCGTTTCACGGGGTCGACCGGACCATCTGCCACGACTGGGATTGGAGCATCGCCGGTGGAGGCATCTTCACCTTCAGGGGCCGCTACCTCCTGCGCGCCGAACCCCTCGACCTCGATGGCGACAGCCGCATCGCCGACGCCGATCTCGAAATTCGGGTGGACGCCGAACGCCGCCCCTCCGTGAACGAACGCGGCACGCGGATCTGGCAGTACCTGCCCGACCTCCGCGCCATCGAGTTCTTCCCGCTCTCCGTCCCGGGCCCGGGCTCCGTCGTCGAGGTCGACTACACGGCCCTCGAGGAGATCGCCTGCCCCAGCCGCTGA
- a CDS encoding choice-of-anchor D domain-containing protein, with protein sequence MRTWPAAALVLVLAACGSPAERVAAPPVLLVDLVPTEDGFVVDFGAVPLGTTATREITLHADGTGDLHLEPPAAATPFGATLDELVVPAGGTTTLRLTFTPTAPGTTEHLLDLHSNAAPITFQLRGTSVGGEPTCLDVDTTDLTFDPVQPGCSAPWRPLTITNRCDVPASVSLAALPTGGPFAMVQHPPLPHWLAPGESVAAHIGFAPEAAGDLTGLLLIGNGRQGAARELPLQATALPLATQPRRDLFDIPAPQLDVLYVVDDAAAMAAYHDWFTELLQFWVMHGFSDFRLAVTTTSLVARDGCGGEAGRLVPVDGSRPDVLTLGTPDLDAHFSANMQVPACRFDRAGNHGLETAVRAASSFARPGVPLLIAFVATEDDAGPETVSHYVNRLRALRSPRHEQTRAVALVGLPGSGCLDAADGIRYRAFAEAFDGYGAPICDEGSFFAHAQRAHFASRPAYYLSASPVDVDGNGRFDDADLQLRIDGIQVPSTNERGTRIWSYVPDFRRIDFAPINAPEPGAVIEVDYRVYEDHPCSPR encoded by the coding sequence ATGCGCACCTGGCCCGCAGCAGCGCTCGTCCTCGTCCTCGCCGCGTGTGGCAGCCCTGCCGAGCGCGTCGCCGCGCCTCCGGTGCTGCTGGTGGACCTCGTGCCGACAGAGGACGGCTTCGTCGTCGACTTCGGCGCCGTGCCCCTCGGCACCACCGCGACGCGGGAGATCACCCTCCACGCAGACGGGACCGGCGACCTCCATCTCGAGCCACCAGCGGCAGCCACACCTTTCGGCGCCACCCTCGACGAGCTCGTCGTCCCCGCCGGCGGCACGACCACGCTGCGGCTCACCTTCACGCCGACAGCCCCTGGCACGACCGAGCACCTGCTCGACCTGCATTCGAACGCAGCCCCGATCACCTTCCAGCTCCGTGGCACGAGCGTGGGCGGCGAGCCCACCTGCCTCGACGTCGACACGACCGACCTCACCTTCGATCCCGTGCAGCCCGGCTGCAGCGCGCCCTGGCGCCCCCTCACGATCACCAACCGCTGCGACGTACCGGCTTCGGTCTCCCTCGCCGCCCTGCCCACAGGCGGCCCCTTCGCCATGGTGCAGCACCCGCCGCTGCCCCACTGGCTCGCGCCGGGCGAAAGCGTCGCCGCGCACATCGGCTTCGCCCCCGAGGCGGCAGGCGATCTCACGGGGCTGCTCCTCATCGGGAACGGGCGACAGGGCGCCGCACGGGAGCTCCCGCTCCAGGCGACGGCGCTCCCCCTCGCCACCCAGCCGAGGCGCGACCTCTTCGACATCCCCGCCCCGCAACTCGACGTCCTCTACGTCGTGGACGACGCCGCGGCGATGGCCGCCTACCACGACTGGTTCACCGAGCTCCTCCAGTTCTGGGTCATGCACGGCTTCAGCGATTTCCGCCTCGCCGTGACCACCACCTCCCTCGTGGCCCGCGATGGCTGCGGCGGTGAAGCCGGGCGCCTCGTGCCGGTCGACGGCTCGCGCCCCGACGTGCTCACCCTCGGGACACCGGACCTCGATGCGCATTTCAGCGCCAACATGCAGGTGCCCGCCTGCAGATTCGACCGCGCCGGCAACCACGGCCTCGAGACCGCCGTCCGTGCCGCATCGAGCTTCGCCAGGCCCGGCGTGCCGCTGCTGATCGCCTTCGTCGCCACCGAGGACGATGCCGGTCCGGAGACGGTGAGCCACTACGTCAATCGGCTCCGGGCGCTGCGCTCGCCGCGGCACGAGCAGACGCGCGCCGTCGCCCTCGTGGGGCTGCCGGGCTCCGGCTGCCTCGACGCGGCGGACGGCATCCGCTACCGCGCCTTCGCCGAGGCCTTCGACGGCTACGGCGCACCGATCTGCGACGAGGGCAGCTTCTTCGCCCACGCACAGCGTGCGCACTTCGCCTCGAGGCCTGCGTACTACCTATCCGCATCACCAGTCGACGTGGACGGCAACGGCCGCTTCGACGACGCCGATCTGCAGCTCCGCATCGACGGCATCCAGGTCCCGTCCACCAACGAGCGGGGAACGCGCATCTGGTCGTACGTGCCCGACTTCCGGCGGATCGATTTCGCACCGATCAACGCACCGGAACCCGGTGCGGTGATCGAAGTCGACTACCGTGTCTACGAAGACCATCCCTGTTCGCCACGCTGA
- a CDS encoding 4'-phosphopantetheinyl transferase superfamily protein has product MTSATPFAAAFVERHPFGHLAAVHLPAGLDPVPVEVLARLVPEEAAHAAGLRARRQIEWTGGRLALRLAAAAAGVALPAVLPGPRGEPLLPAGVQASVSHKRSIALALVAHGAATVGLDVEELEPPRPSIARRILTEAEGAEVAALPEAAQWPAILARFAIKEAIYKAVHPHVQRYVAFSEATVALDPPAATLALAHGEGAYLPEVELQRRGDLLLAAVRIAP; this is encoded by the coding sequence ATGACTTCCGCCACCCCCTTCGCCGCGGCCTTCGTCGAGCGCCACCCCTTCGGCCACCTGGCAGCGGTGCACCTGCCGGCGGGGCTGGATCCGGTGCCGGTGGAGGTCCTCGCCAGGCTGGTGCCGGAGGAGGCGGCCCACGCTGCGGGCCTCAGGGCGCGGCGGCAGATCGAGTGGACGGGCGGGCGGTTGGCGCTCCGCCTCGCTGCCGCCGCTGCGGGGGTGGCGCTGCCTGCGGTGCTGCCGGGGCCCCGGGGGGAGCCGCTCCTGCCCGCAGGCGTGCAGGCCTCGGTGAGCCACAAGCGCAGCATCGCCCTGGCCCTCGTGGCGCACGGCGCGGCGACGGTCGGACTCGACGTGGAGGAGCTCGAGCCACCGCGGCCCAGCATCGCCCGGCGGATCCTCACCGAGGCGGAAGGCGCAGAGGTTGCAGCGCTACCCGAGGCGGCGCAATGGCCCGCGATCCTCGCCCGCTTCGCGATCAAGGAGGCGATCTACAAGGCGGTGCATCCACACGTGCAGCGCTACGTCGCCTTCTCCGAGGCGACCGTCGCGCTCGACCCGCCAGCGGCCACCCTCGCGCTCGCGCACGGCGAGGGGGCCTATCTGCCGGAGGTGGAGCTGCAGCGGCGGGGGGATCTCCTCCTCGCCGCGGTGCGCATCGCGCCCTGA
- a CDS encoding ArsA family ATPase — translation MIQRLLDRRLVLVTGKGGVGKSTLSAALALVAARSGKRVVVCEVEGPSAVAPLLGSAEVRSGQPPRPIGEGVHLAVLCPEDGIKRYLSDKIRVPGIVDLVFKQQVVSRFFRAAPAFSEMGVLYSIAQLLDERDERGRPRWDHVIVDLPASGHAVGMLEAPFVGKRIFLAGPVRSLCDSIEKILVDHELATCAVVTLPEELPVNEALELSGKLRSRGLHVEAVLANAVEEEELRPAERELLERIQQVAQAPLIDGAITAARRAARGSETLRRLEEGIRSAPIPISFRLERGRQLVREIADELEGREPA, via the coding sequence TTGATCCAGCGGCTTCTCGACAGGCGACTCGTGCTGGTGACCGGCAAGGGCGGCGTGGGCAAGAGCACCCTCTCCGCGGCGCTGGCACTGGTGGCTGCGCGATCCGGCAAGCGGGTGGTGGTCTGCGAGGTGGAGGGGCCCTCCGCCGTGGCGCCGCTCCTCGGCAGCGCCGAGGTCCGCTCCGGCCAGCCGCCCCGCCCCATCGGCGAGGGCGTGCACCTCGCGGTGCTCTGCCCCGAGGACGGGATCAAGCGCTACCTCTCCGACAAGATCCGGGTGCCGGGCATCGTCGACCTCGTCTTCAAGCAGCAGGTGGTGAGCCGCTTCTTCCGGGCGGCGCCCGCCTTCTCCGAGATGGGGGTGCTCTACTCCATCGCCCAGCTCCTCGACGAGCGGGACGAGCGCGGCAGGCCCCGCTGGGATCACGTGATCGTCGACCTGCCCGCCTCCGGCCACGCGGTGGGCATGCTCGAGGCCCCCTTCGTGGGCAAGCGGATCTTCCTCGCCGGCCCGGTGCGGTCGCTCTGCGACTCGATCGAGAAGATCCTCGTCGACCACGAGCTCGCCACCTGCGCGGTGGTCACCCTCCCCGAGGAGCTGCCGGTGAACGAGGCGCTGGAGCTCTCCGGCAAGCTCCGCTCCCGCGGCCTGCACGTGGAGGCGGTCCTCGCCAACGCGGTAGAGGAGGAGGAGCTCAGGCCCGCCGAACGCGAGCTGCTCGAGCGGATCCAGCAGGTGGCCCAGGCCCCCCTCATCGACGGCGCGATCACCGCGGCGCGGCGGGCGGCCCGGGGCAGCGAGACGCTGCGCCGCCTCGAGGAGGGGATCCGCAGCGCGCCGATTCCGATCTCCTTCCGCCTCGAGCGCGGCCGGCAGCTGGTGCGGGAGATCGCCGACGAGCTCGAGGGACGCGAGCCGGCGTGA
- a CDS encoding DUF3293 domain-containing protein: MTPEHEAAYRNTTYWVEAPDRWIALRIGEPSAALDDLLAAHGVATCAFVTSDNPGSGLLPAARNRSRRAHLASDLHGYALLPGHGVGHDGSWPPEQSWLVLGIGELEAVAIGRRYGQNAILCCTAGEAIRLVAC, translated from the coding sequence ATGACGCCCGAACACGAAGCGGCCTACCGCAACACCACCTATTGGGTCGAAGCCCCGGATCGCTGGATCGCGCTTCGGATCGGCGAGCCCAGCGCTGCCCTGGACGACCTCCTCGCAGCCCACGGGGTCGCCACCTGCGCCTTCGTCACCAGCGACAACCCCGGCTCGGGGCTCCTCCCTGCAGCCAGGAACCGGAGCCGGCGGGCGCACCTCGCCTCGGATCTGCACGGCTACGCGCTGCTGCCGGGGCATGGGGTGGGGCACGACGGCAGCTGGCCGCCGGAGCAGAGCTGGCTGGTGCTGGGGATCGGGGAGCTCGAGGCGGTGGCGATCGGCCGGCGCTACGGCCAGAACGCCATCCTCTGCTGCACCGCCGGCGAGGCCATTCGACTCGTCGCCTGCTGA